The Nevskiales bacterium genome window below encodes:
- the metF gene encoding methylenetetrahydrofolate reductase [NAD(P)H]: MSQRGIFSFELFPPRTDKGRASFPVEVAKLAAVRPAFFSVTFGAGGSTREGTREAVLEIQAKHGIEAAPHLSCMAATRAEVAALLQEYKARGIRRIVALRGDKPQAGESPRELQHANELVALIRAETGDHFHVEVAAYPEYHPESPTPDSDFEHFRRKLEAGADGAITQYFFNADAYFDLVERCDAAGLKVPITPGIMPITNYAQLARFSDNCGAEIPRWIRKRLEAYDGDLASIRAFGLDVVTGLCEELLAGGAPGLHFYTLNQSEPTLALWRNLRLS; encoded by the coding sequence ATGTCACAACGAGGCATCTTCTCTTTCGAGCTGTTCCCCCCCCGCACCGACAAGGGCCGCGCGAGCTTCCCCGTGGAGGTCGCGAAACTGGCCGCGGTCAGGCCGGCGTTCTTCTCGGTGACCTTCGGCGCGGGCGGCTCCACGCGCGAAGGCACGCGCGAGGCCGTGCTCGAGATCCAGGCGAAGCACGGCATCGAGGCCGCGCCGCACCTGTCCTGCATGGCCGCCACGCGCGCCGAAGTGGCGGCGCTGCTGCAGGAATACAAGGCCCGCGGCATCCGCCGCATCGTCGCCCTGCGCGGCGACAAACCGCAGGCCGGCGAGTCGCCGCGTGAGCTCCAGCACGCGAACGAGCTGGTGGCGCTGATCCGCGCCGAGACCGGCGATCACTTTCACGTCGAGGTCGCCGCCTATCCGGAATACCACCCGGAATCGCCGACCCCGGACTCCGACTTCGAACACTTCCGACGCAAGCTCGAGGCCGGCGCCGATGGCGCCATCACGCAGTACTTCTTCAACGCCGACGCCTACTTCGACCTGGTCGAGCGCTGCGACGCCGCCGGCCTGAAGGTACCGATCACGCCAGGCATCATGCCGATCACCAACTACGCGCAGCTGGCGCGCTTCTCCGACAACTGCGGCGCCGAGATACCGCGCTGGATCCGCAAGCGGCTGGAGGCCTACGACGGCGACCTTGCGTCCATCCGCGCCTTCGGCCTCGACGTGGTTACCGGCCTGTGCGAGGAACTGCTGGCCGGCGGCGCGCCGGGGCTGCACTTCTACACGCTGAACCAGAGCGAGCCCACCCTCGCGCTGTGGCGCAACCTGCGCCTGTCCTGA
- a CDS encoding thioredoxin family protein encodes MALTPSTMLPLGTRAPDFRLPDTVSGRVLALSELKSDRATVVMFICNHCPYVKHVNPELIRLARDYQPKGVSFIAISSNDAANYPEDAPEKMRETAQRLGYPFPYLYDESQDVARAYQAACTPDLYVFDGNLQLVYRGRLDGSTPGNEVPLTGQDLRAALDAVLAGRPVNPDQKPSMGCNIKWKK; translated from the coding sequence ATGGCCCTGACCCCTTCCACCATGCTGCCGCTGGGTACGCGGGCGCCGGATTTCCGGCTGCCGGACACGGTCAGCGGCCGGGTGCTGGCGCTGTCGGAACTGAAGTCCGACCGGGCCACGGTGGTGATGTTCATCTGCAACCATTGCCCGTACGTGAAGCACGTCAACCCCGAGCTGATCCGCTTGGCGCGCGACTATCAGCCGAAGGGCGTGAGTTTCATCGCCATCAGCAGCAACGATGCCGCGAACTACCCCGAGGATGCGCCGGAGAAAATGCGGGAAACCGCGCAGCGCCTCGGCTATCCCTTTCCCTACCTGTATGACGAGTCACAGGACGTGGCGCGCGCCTACCAGGCCGCCTGCACGCCGGACCTGTATGTCTTCGACGGTAATCTGCAGCTGGTCTACCGCGGCCGGCTGGATGGCTCCACGCCGGGCAACGAGGTGCCGCTCACCGGCCAAGACCTGCGCGCGGCGCTGGATGCGGTGCTCGCCGGCCGGCCCGTCAACCCCGACCAGAAGCCCAGCATGGGCTGCAACATCAAGTGGAAGAAATAA
- the metK gene encoding methionine adenosyltransferase, whose amino-acid sequence MLKNYVFTSESVSEGHPDKICDQMSDAILDAYIAQDAHARVACESLTKTGIAMVAGEIKVQKGVHIDAEAIIRRVIADIGYTSSEIGFDAETCAVINALGKQSMDINQGVDRGDRKKMGAGDQGLMFGFACDETEALMPAPIQFAHRLVERQAQLRKSGKLPWLRPDAKSQVSLRYEDGKPVAVDAVVLSTQHADSISTKALREAVTEEIIRPIIPTKLFHKGTKIHINPTGRFVVGGPLGDAGLTGRKIIVDTYGGYARHGGGAFSGKDPSKVDRSAAYAARYVAKNIVAAGLAKRVEVQISYAIGVAEPTSIMVDTFGTGRIPEDKLEKLVRRHFDLRPWGIIEMLDLLHPIYRITAAYGHFGRKPTKIKYLCQETGKTHEFTGFTWEKTDRADALRDAAGIK is encoded by the coding sequence ATGCTCAAGAACTACGTCTTCACCTCCGAGTCGGTCTCCGAGGGCCACCCGGACAAGATCTGCGACCAGATGTCGGACGCGATCCTGGACGCCTACATCGCGCAGGACGCGCATGCGCGTGTGGCCTGCGAGTCGCTGACCAAGACCGGCATCGCCATGGTCGCCGGCGAGATCAAGGTGCAGAAGGGCGTGCACATCGACGCCGAGGCCATCATCCGGCGCGTCATCGCCGACATTGGCTACACCAGCTCGGAGATCGGCTTCGACGCCGAGACCTGCGCGGTGATCAACGCGCTGGGCAAGCAGTCCATGGACATCAACCAGGGCGTGGACCGTGGCGACCGCAAGAAGATGGGCGCCGGCGATCAGGGCCTGATGTTCGGCTTCGCCTGCGACGAGACCGAGGCGCTGATGCCCGCCCCGATTCAGTTCGCACACCGACTGGTGGAAAGGCAGGCGCAGCTGCGCAAGAGCGGCAAACTGCCGTGGCTGCGGCCCGACGCCAAGAGCCAGGTGAGCCTGCGTTACGAGGACGGCAAACCCGTCGCGGTGGACGCCGTGGTGCTCTCCACGCAGCACGCCGACAGCATCTCGACCAAGGCGCTGCGCGAGGCGGTGACGGAAGAGATCATCCGGCCGATCATCCCGACGAAGCTCTTCCACAAGGGCACCAAGATTCACATCAACCCGACCGGACGCTTCGTGGTCGGCGGGCCGCTGGGCGATGCCGGCCTGACCGGGCGCAAGATCATCGTCGACACCTACGGTGGCTATGCGCGCCACGGCGGCGGCGCCTTCTCCGGCAAGGATCCCTCCAAGGTGGACCGCTCGGCCGCCTATGCCGCGCGCTATGTCGCCAAGAACATCGTCGCCGCCGGCCTGGCCAAGCGCGTCGAGGTGCAGATCAGCTATGCCATCGGCGTGGCCGAGCCGACCTCGATCATGGTGGACACCTTCGGCACCGGCCGCATCCCCGAGGACAAGCTGGAAAAGCTGGTGCGCCGGCACTTCGACCTGCGCCCCTGGGGAATCATTGAAATGCTCGATCTCCTGCACCCGATCTACCGTATCACCGCAGCCTACGGCCACTTCGGCCGCAAGCCGACCAAGATCAAGTACCTGTGCCAGGAAACCGGCAAGACGCACGAGTTCACCGGCTTCACCTGGGAAAAGACCGACCGGGCGGACGCACTGCGCGACGCCGCGGGGATCAAGTAA
- the ahcY gene encoding adenosylhomocysteinase, whose product MAKPAEKLNPDYKVRDVALAELGRKRVKMAEEEMPGLMSIRAKYAPSKPLKGVRVTGSLHMTKETAVLIETLAALGASVRWASCNIFSTQDDAAAAIAAAGIPVFAWKGETLEEYWDCTLDAITHPGMKGPELVVDDGGDVTLLIHKGYEMEQGDQWVDSPSASHEEAVIKKLLKRTAKERPGFWQKVVAEWRGVSEETTTGVHRLYQMMEAGKLLVPAINVNDSVTKSKFDNLYGCRESLADGIKRATDLMIAGKLAVVCGYGDVGKGSAHSLRGFGARVVVTEIDPINALQAAMEGFEVTTLEEVVTRADIFITATGNCDVITLAHMRAMKDGALIGNIGHFDNEIQMDALNREPGIQRDTIKPQLDRYTFKDGHSIYVLAEGRLLNLGCAHGHPSFVMSNSFSNQTLAQIDLWQNKDRYQKTVYRLPKKLDEEVARLHLEKIGVKLTRLTDKQAAYLGVDKDGPYKPEHYRY is encoded by the coding sequence ATGGCCAAGCCCGCAGAGAAGCTGAACCCCGATTACAAGGTGCGTGACGTCGCGCTGGCCGAGCTCGGCCGCAAGCGCGTGAAGATGGCCGAGGAGGAAATGCCCGGCCTGATGTCGATCCGCGCCAAGTACGCGCCAAGCAAGCCGCTCAAGGGCGTGCGCGTGACCGGCTCGCTGCACATGACCAAGGAAACCGCGGTGCTGATCGAGACGCTGGCCGCGCTCGGCGCCTCGGTGCGCTGGGCCTCCTGCAACATCTTCTCGACCCAGGACGACGCCGCCGCGGCGATCGCCGCCGCCGGCATCCCGGTGTTCGCCTGGAAGGGCGAGACGCTCGAGGAGTACTGGGACTGCACGCTCGACGCCATCACGCACCCCGGCATGAAGGGACCGGAACTGGTGGTGGACGACGGCGGGGACGTGACGCTGCTGATCCACAAGGGCTACGAGATGGAGCAGGGGGATCAGTGGGTGGACTCGCCCTCCGCCAGTCACGAGGAAGCGGTCATCAAGAAGCTGCTCAAGCGTACCGCGAAGGAACGCCCCGGCTTCTGGCAGAAGGTCGTCGCCGAGTGGCGCGGCGTGTCGGAGGAAACCACCACCGGCGTGCACCGCCTCTACCAGATGATGGAGGCCGGCAAGCTGCTGGTGCCCGCCATCAACGTCAACGATTCGGTCACCAAGAGCAAGTTCGACAACCTCTACGGCTGCCGCGAGTCGCTGGCCGACGGCATCAAGCGCGCCACCGACCTGATGATTGCCGGCAAGCTGGCGGTGGTCTGCGGCTACGGCGACGTGGGCAAGGGCTCGGCGCATTCACTGCGTGGCTTTGGCGCACGCGTGGTGGTGACCGAGATCGACCCGATCAATGCGCTGCAGGCGGCGATGGAAGGCTTCGAAGTAACGACCTTGGAAGAGGTCGTGACCAGGGCCGACATCTTCATCACGGCCACCGGCAACTGCGACGTGATCACGCTGGCGCACATGCGCGCCATGAAGGACGGCGCGCTGATCGGCAACATCGGCCACTTCGACAACGAGATCCAGATGGACGCGCTCAACCGCGAGCCGGGCATCCAGCGCGACACGATCAAGCCGCAGCTGGACAGATACACCTTCAAGGACGGGCACTCGATCTACGTGCTGGCGGAAGGGCGGCTGCTCAACCTCGGCTGCGCGCATGGCCACCCGAGTTTCGTCATGAGCAATTCGTTCTCCAACCAGACGCTGGCGCAGATCGACCTGTGGCAGAACAAGGACAGGTACCAGAAGACCGTCTACCGCCTGCCGAAGAAGCTGGACGAGGAAGTCGCGCGCCTGCATCTGGAGAAGATCGGCGTGAAGCTGACGCGCCTGACCGACAAACAGGCCGCCTACCTGGGCGTGGACAAGGACGGGCCCTACAAACCAGAACACTACCGATATTGA